The sequence ttttccTTCATTAACATTAATGCAACCAAATAAAGTTTAGTCAGTGTACTTTGCTATCAGGGTACTCcctgttagatagatagatagatagatagatagatagatagatagagagatagatagatagatagatagatagatagatagatagatagatagatagatactttattgatccccggggggaaattcttggaaaGAATTAGTagcaaaattataataataataataatacacacacacattgtatgtatgtatatatggacACATTAACACATTTACATGTTACTTACGTTCCGCATATTCTACATTTATTGAAGATTATTATCtatgaaataaaacataaaaccaataTTACATAAAAGCATTGATATGAGTGCATATTTGGGTTTGGTAAGTTTTTGTtcagtacaaaaatatataaaatagctaatttttatacataaaaaaactatattacaGTGTATACAATAGAATAAACAGTAAATCAGGTTTATgtcaaattaaattacattaagaCAGGTGCAAAGGTAAGTGAGAAACTGCAtagtaaataaacaatatatacaagcTGTATCATATGCATCCAACAAAAAACAACACTTTAATTTGAGTACATATTTGGGTTTGTTAGCTTTTTGTTCGTgacaaagtaaataaaaatacttcTTTTTACTTTTCATAAAATTGGGATTTTTATTATAGTGCATGAAATcgaatgataataaaataaataaatcaggtttTTGTCacattattgtatatattataataacataGGTGTAAAGTGAAAGGagcattgtaaaataataaaaaacaaaaatatacaaattcAAATTATGTATTATCTATAAAATAACACCCAGTAAATCATAAATATCAGTGTATCATTAGGTTTGTCACTATTTTTACGGAGATAAAAAAGCAACGGCGTCCAAACAGCCAATCCCAGCGCAGGTGGGCGTGGCCTCGTCTGAAAACGGGTGGGTTCTACAGAACAACACGGAGGTTTAGGCAGCGGCTGAAGGGAGGCGCCTTCAGATCCAGAGACGCAGCTTCACCACCGAGCTCTGCTGATATGGAGGAGCTCAGGCTGAGTCTGGAGGACCATGGCCGTGTTTTGGTTGGGATCTGGATGTGCTGGAGCCCAGTTAACCCCTCCTGAAGCCTGGTAAACCCTTCATGAAGCCCTGTTAACCCTTTCCTGAGCCTGGCTGGAGCTGGAGAGAGGAGAAGACAAGGGATGCATCCTCTTCTGCTGTGTGGACTCTTGCCAGTGGTGTCCAATGGCGAGCAACATGGACAACAACAGATCCAGATCAGGTCTGATTTTGGATTTTGGGAACCAGAGCGGTGTGGTGGCCGGCGGTCCGGTGAAGGGTTCTGGGGGGAGCACGGTTCTGCACGGGGTGGCAGTGGCCGCTCAGGCCCTCTTGCTTCTGGCCATCTTTCTGCTGTCCAGCTTGGGCAATTCGGTCGTGGTGATGGTCATCATCAAGCACAGGCAGTTGAGGACAGTGACCAACGCTTTCATCATGTCCCTGTCTTTGTCTGACTTCCTCACGGCCGTCCTGTGCTTGCCGTTTTCCTTCATGATGCTTTTCAGCAAGGACGGCACCTGGATGTTTGGGGACCCCTTCTGCGTGGCCAATGGCTTCTTCAACACCTGCTTTGGCATCATCTCTACGTTGACCATGACCCTGATTTCGTTCGACCGCTACTACGCAATAGTGCGGCAGCCACAGGAGAAAATTGGTAGAAAGAAGGCCATGCAGTTGCTGGTGGCGGTGTGGCTGTCCGCCGTGGTCTTCTCCTTCCCTTGGTACCTTTTTTTCTGGACGTCAGACCACCACCTAGTGGTCCACAAGCCTGGCTTCTACCACTGCATGTACGTTTTCCACTCTGGAAGCTCGAGAATGGGGACGGGCTACAGCGTGGCCTTGATAGTGGTGTGTTACCTCCTCCCTTTCGCCCTCATGTGCTTCTGCCACTACAACATCTGCAAGACGGTAAGACTCTCCGAGATCAGGGTACGACCGGTGACGACTTACGCCCACCTGCTGCGCTTCTACAGCGAGATGAGGACGGCCACCACGGTCCTCATCATGATTGTCTTCATCATCTTCTGCTGGGGGCCGTACTGCCTGATGGGAATAGTCACAGCAGTCGGAGACTTCACCTTCAACCCGGCCATGGACACCGTGGCCATGTGGATGGCGTGGGCCAACGGCGCCATCAACCCGTTAATCTATGCCATTAGGAACCCCAACATATCCATGCTTCTGGGAAGAAGCAGGGAGGAAGGCTATAGGACTAGAAACATCGCGGCTTACCTCTCGAGAACGAGAGCTGACCGGATAAGAGACCGTACCCGTCCGGACAGGATCAGAGACCGTTACGCCAGCCGCCACGGTGCAGGAAGTCGCGTGTCTTCCTCCAGCCCTGCCAACGGTGGCGAGGTGGCGATGTGGGCCTGCAAAAACCCGGCAGTCTTCTTCTGCAGGGACGGCCAGCCAGACACCGTCACCGAAGCAGCTGTGCAAAAGGCCGAGACGGCCAACACCAGCTTGTGATTGGTTTCTTTACCTTGTTTTACTCTTTTCCAGGACTTCAGGGTTCTTTAATTGGTTTAATAGGTTATTTGGGTGATGTCTTAGAACCGGAAGTCTTTCAATCTGGGACTGGGAACAGTGGAACAGTGTTTGGTCACTCTAGTTGATCTAGTTAACCAGTTGGTTCAGTTGGATCAATTGGCCAACAATTATTATAAATCTACAACAGAAAACAAACTGGGCCTATATTTGAAGACCTCTTCCATAGAAGAACCACCTTTGGTTCCCACTCAAGTGGTGCTCAAAGCACTCAAAGCTGTGTTTCTGTtgaaaatacaaaaattatatacattttagttGCTTTAACATCATTTGAAGGTAAAACCTATTTTCAGGTACAAAtctcttttatttcctttttcgGACATGTTTAGACATCTAGGGCACTCCTAAAAAGACCCACGGAAAGCTGTGTTAAAGCATTGATTCTCAAAGCAGCTTTTAAAAGTGCAAAGTGGTTCTTGGAATAATTAATACATTGGTGGAGATTATTAGCATTAAATAGAGTTGATAGgttctttaaaactttttttcaaacatggttctttaagaCAGACCTTAAGAGACCCCAAGATAGTTCTATAAAAATCTGGTTCTTAAACCAGTTCAACTACAGTTAAGGTGAGAAAGGTTCACAATCAGGTGCACAAACCAGAATAGAACCTGTTCCACATTGGTGGAAATTagctgtacagctctggaaaaagaaaaatatgagtccacttcagtttctgaatcagtttctctgatttagctatttataggtttgtatttgagtaaaatgaacattgttgttttattctataaactacagacaacatttctcccaaattacaaataaaaatattctcatttagagcatttatttacagaaaatgagaaatgtctgaaataacaaaaaaaaagatgcagagctttcagacctcaactaatgcaaagaaaaaaaaacagttcatattcataaagttttaagagttcagaaatcaatatttggtggaataaccctgttttttaatcacagttttttttcatgcatcttggcatcatgttctcctcctccaccagtcttacacactgcttttggataactttatgctgctttactcctggtgtaaaaattcaagcagttcagtttggtggtttgatggcttgtgatcatccatcttcctcttgattatattccagaggtttttaatctggtaaaatcaaagaaaatcagcaacggtctgttattttttcctagagctgtatgTGTTGAAAGTTGGGTTGGACTCAAAGGTTTTGAGAACCTTTCAGTATGTTctaaacacacatacattaaaTAAGAGAACTAAGAGAACTACTCTACCTTAACTAAGTGTTAAGGTAGAGATCTTTAAATCTCCTTTTTTGACCATGGTTCCTCAGGGCAGTACccataaaaagtgttttatactaAAGTATATAAcgtttctttaaacaaaatttgcAGGGTTTAGAACCTCCACTGTATGAGTTATGCTTTGGGTAAACTGGTTTGAGAACCACTTAAATAGTTAAAATTGCTTTTATAAATCAGATACATGCGTTTGAAGAAcatttttagagtgtaaatgttctagaaacaaaaaaaaatccctaaaaaTCCCTAAAATTGgtgaaccaaaagtggttcttctgtggcatcactTAAAGAACACTATGATTTCCTCGGATTTATTCACTCTGGTTTTATTATAAGTGAGCAGAAGAATTAAATAACTGCTCCACAAATTCATCCACGTCAACAgatgttcattattattttatttttttaattgttcattttattattatttattatgggATTGAAAGGTGCACAGATTCAGGGCCAGTGTTTAGACTAAACTCCAGTGCTAATGATAAATCAGTATTCACCTTGTTCAGTGGCttgaacttttattttattctataattctatcagcatacagctcttgaaaaaaaataagagaccacttaaaatgatgagtttctttgattttaccaaattgaaaacctctggaatataatcaagaggaagatggatgatcacaaaccatcaaaccaccaaactgaactgcttgaatttttgcaccaggagtaaagcagcatcaagttatccaaaagcagtgtgtaagactggtggaggagaacatgatgccaagatgcatgaaaaaagctctgcatcttttttgttatttcagccatttctcattttctgtaaataaatgctctaaatgagaatatttttatttggaatttgggagaaatgttgtctgtagtttatagaataaaacaataatgttcattttactcaaacataaacctataaatagcaaaatcagagaaactgattcagaaactgaagggatctcttcatttttttcagagctgaatgtAAGAACTGGCCtgttaattaacttaattagttgaatcaggttgTTTTACAGCAGAAAATTGCTGGAAATGTGCACAAAATACAGTGTTCTGAGGTTCTCCAGTACTAGGAATGGGAAATCAGATTTACACAGCAGTGCAGTCCATTGGAAACCTGAAGATAGTTCatgtttttggtctttttttagcTAACAGGTATAACAGTTTATAATTGCTGGGTTTAGGTAATGGTAATTGGAAATGGAAACACTGGCCCAGGTCTTGTCTTAAAGAGGAATTCAACTGATTTTACAATAGTTCAAATGTACTGAATTTGTTTATACTTTAGGAAATTGGAAAAATCAGTGGATTTCCCCTTGGTCTTTACTGTATGTTATCTGTATGTTATTTGGTAAGATTTGGTAAGTGccaaaatgcatttaaacactgtgggggaaaaatgaaaagaaaattaaGAGTGAAGTTTTTGCCTGTGCCATTTTATTAATCTTAAAGTCTATCTGAGAACTGCTTGGTCATCAGAAGCGAATATATAAGAAACAGAGGAATTGAAAAAATTTAATGTATTAACTGGTTTGTTTGTCTCCATATTAAACaaagatatatttatttatttgtcatttatGCCCCATTCCATTAGAGAAGTACTACAGTGTCCAAATGCCTCAAATACCTAGTTGTTGTGGAGACAACGTACAATGTAACATAATTGCAAagaggtcatgctgcttctccatcagcagccagagtctgagagagagagagagtacagtagatcatgctgcttctccatcagcagccggagtctgagagagagacagagagagagagagagagagagagagagagaaagagtacagtaggtcatgctgtttctccatcagcagctggagtctgagagagagagagagagagagagtacagtagatcatgctgcttctccatcagcagccggagtctgagagagagagagagagagagagagagagtacagtaggtcatgctgtttctccatcagcagctggagtctgagagagagagagagagagagagagagagagagagagagaaagagtacagtaggtcatgctgtttctccatcagcagccggagtctgagagagagagagagagagagagagagagagagaaagagtacagtaggtcatgctgtttctccatcagcagccggagtctgagagagagagagagagagagagaaagagtacagtatgtcatgctgcttctccatcagcagccggagtctgagagagagagagagagagtacagtaggtcatgctgcttctccatcagcagccggagtctgagagagagagagagagagtacagtaggtcatgctgcttctccatcagcagccggagtctgagagagagagagagagagagagagagagtacagtaggtcatgctgtttctccatcagcagccggagtctgagagagagagagagagagagagagagagagagtacagtaggtcatgctgtttctccatcagcagccggagtctgagagagagagagagtacagtaggtcatgctgcttctccatcagcagccggagtctgagagagagagagagagagattacagtaGATTATGcagtttctccatcagcagctggagtctgagagagagagagtacagtaggtcttaaggtaaaaaaataattaaaagtcagAGTATTCCTTTAATTCCAAAACAGTTTGAACAGTATATGGATTCACTGATATATGATATGCATGTGCATTATTCATATGATGCATATGATACAATGAAACAAATATATACTACTGGTACAATGACCGtacattgatcatttttattgacgataaatatgatattttaaacCAATTTAAACCTAAATCAAATGTAGCAGCATTGACCAAGTTACTCAAGTTATTTTGTCcagttttttaaatctaaaaccttgtttttgtctGAATACTTTTCGacgacctgtgtgtgtgtgtgtgtgtgtgtgtgtgtgtgtgtgtgtgtgtaaatacacTGTGGATAAACAGATCAGACTGAGCCCTGCTGATAATCAGACAGAATAATCTAAAAGCACAATGTATTATAACTCGAGTTGGAGGTATCCAGTGTGTTTCAGAGAGAAgctgtatccagtatgaattcctGAAGGATTGAGCCATATGCTGTGTGCCTGTTGAATCTAATACACATTGCTTTACCCTGCAGCACTGCTGAACCATGTTATAAACTGCAGAAACACCGGCACTGATACTGATATTCATAATTAAACGATTTTTATAAATCCCTCTGAACTTTCTGCTCATTTTTATACCTGTGatctatttaatttaatgtgttttgtttGGGGTTAGATTGatattggtttgtttatttatttatttatttatttatttttggggggggggtgttggtttCTATGTTTTCTATGTGTTGAGTTGGGTTGAATTGGGTTTTGGTTGGGTTGTTTTAGCATGATTTGGGTTTAGGCTGGTTTGGGTTATTCCGCTTAGGTTTTTTTTGAGTTAGGTCAGTTTGGGTTTAGGCTGGTTGGGTTGGTTTAGTTTGTTTTTGGATTAGGAGTTGGGTTTGATTTGGGCTgagtttggttggtttggtttgtatTTAAGCTGGTTGGGTTGTTTTAATATGATTTGGGCTTGagattgggttgggttggtttgggatttgttaagtttagtttagtttttttttgggttgaaTTGAGTTGAGTTGTATAGACTgagtttggttggtttggttttgtgTTGACGTGaggtggtttagtttggttttgttttatatttatttgggttgagataggttggttggtttgttttggGTTAAGGCTGGGTTGGgatggttttggtttggtttagtttgtttttgtttttttatttattcatttgggATAAAATGGTGGCTtggttgagttttttttgtttatttctttttatttgggttgagtttggtttatttgtttttatttatttgggttgAGATAGGTTGGTTGGCTTCTTTCGGGTTTAGGCTGGGTTttgttagtttggtttggtttatttatttttatttgggtttttATGGGTTTAGTTAGGTTGGTTTGGGTTTATTATGGGATAGGTTAGTTTTGTTTGGGATTGGATTTAATTGGACTGGGCTGGGTTTAGTTAGTATGGTTTGGGATTGGTGTTTCATTCGGatggatgttttattttattttagaggtTTCCTCATGGTGTCTGGTGATTTTCACACTTTAGTCCAGTAGGTGGTGGTAGTGCAGCTTCAGTTGGTCTGCTGCTCACCTTTACCTGACAGGGGAAGAAGATCCAGTACAGTGATTAGAGCAGAGTGAAAAGTGTTACACTAACTGGAAGATAAAAGCTATTTTCGGATTTATCAGTCCACTAACACACCGAGGACCGGAATTCACCCTGTTGGTGAACCAAACATGCTGGTTTCGGTGAGTAAAAGCTGTAATTACCTGCTTCACTGTgtgttaattggttaattaaagGCGGTACCTGTAGAGACAGACGCCCACACCGTGAATAAAAACAGGTCAGCATTGTCCAAACACTTAAATATGGTTttattaaaagctgaaatgtgttcccttaaaataataaaacgtgATAAACCAGCTTAGAATCTATAGGCTTTGTTACGCTTTAaactttgtcttgttttgttttttgtttgtttttttatttgtgttttggtAGGTTTGTTTGGGTTTAGATTGATTTGGGTTGGTTTTGTTTTGGTCTATATTGATTTGGCTTGGTTTAATTTGGGTTTGTTTGGGTTTAGATTGATTTGgcttggtttaatttggtttgtttgggtttagattgagtTGGGTTGGTATAATATGGTTTGGTTTGGGTATAGATTGAGTTGGGTTGGTTTAATATGGTTTGGTTTGGGTATAGATTGAGTTGggttggtttaatttggtttgggTTTGAATTAATTTGggttggtttagtttgggtttagttaaatttggttttgttttggtCTAGATTGATTTGGGTTGGTTTAATTTGGGTTTGTTTGGGTTTAGATTGATTTGgcttggtttaatttggtttgtttgggtttagattgagttgggttggtttaatttggttttgttttggtCTAGATTGATTTGGGTTGGTTTAATTTGGGTTTGTTTGGATTTAGATTGATTTGCGTTGGTTTAATATGGT is a genomic window of Astyanax mexicanus isolate ESR-SI-001 chromosome 14, AstMex3_surface, whole genome shotgun sequence containing:
- the LOC103039564 gene encoding G-protein coupled receptor 135; translated protein: MASNMDNNRSRSGLILDFGNQSGVVAGGPVKGSGGSTVLHGVAVAAQALLLLAIFLLSSLGNSVVVMVIIKHRQLRTVTNAFIMSLSLSDFLTAVLCLPFSFMMLFSKDGTWMFGDPFCVANGFFNTCFGIISTLTMTLISFDRYYAIVRQPQEKIGRKKAMQLLVAVWLSAVVFSFPWYLFFWTSDHHLVVHKPGFYHCMYVFHSGSSRMGTGYSVALIVVCYLLPFALMCFCHYNICKTVRLSEIRVRPVTTYAHLLRFYSEMRTATTVLIMIVFIIFCWGPYCLMGIVTAVGDFTFNPAMDTVAMWMAWANGAINPLIYAIRNPNISMLLGRSREEGYRTRNIAAYLSRTRADRIRDRTRPDRIRDRYASRHGAGSRVSSSSPANGGEVAMWACKNPAVFFCRDGQPDTVTEAAVQKAETANTSL